One genomic segment of Mangifera indica cultivar Alphonso chromosome 6, CATAS_Mindica_2.1, whole genome shotgun sequence includes these proteins:
- the LOC123219393 gene encoding serine/threonine/tyrosine-protein kinase HT1-like: protein MGEDANSWIRRTKFSPTVCHRLDSSRLASMNFTLPERTFGLKLSPVTASSNDKSVPTKSQIQRKSMNKQRSLSPLPKTVLSDTFKEARSNTKRFSTPLPRRKESDTEKGLKGKFSRKHSHKDSRPSSDSYSISPLNHLGSLKISDKFKTRKESAWSKYFDHGGGRVNAVEAADEYGVDLSQLFLGLRFAHGAHSRLYHGIYKDETVAVKIITIPDDDENRNMAARLEKQFRREVTLLSQLHHANVIKFVAACRKPPVYFVITEYLSEGSLRAYLHKLEHKSLPLQKLIRIALDIARGMEYIHSQGVIHRDLKPENVLIDEEFHLKIADFGIACEEQYCDAWADDPGTYRWMAPEMIKHKPYGRKVDVYSFGLILWEMVAGTIPYEEMNPIQAAFAVVNKNLRPVIPGDCPPAMAALIEQCWSLHPEKRPEFWHIVRVLEQFESSLARDGTLYLVQNPACQDHKKGLLHWIQKLGPVHPNSSPVPKPKFS from the exons ATGGGTGAAGACGCTAATTCTTGGATAAGGAGAACGAAGTTTTCTCCCACTGTTTGTCATAGGCTTGATTCTTCTAGATTGGCTTCTATGAATTTTACTTTACCAGAAAGGACTTTTGGATTGAAATTAAGTCCCGTCACAGCTTCTTCAAATGACAAATCAGTTCCTACTAAATCACAGATTCAGAGAAAATCAATGAACAAGCAGAGATCTTTATCTCCCCTTCCCAAAACAGTTCTATCGGATACGTTCAAGGAAGCAAGGTCTAATACTAAAAGATTTTCAACTCCACTTCCCAGGAGAAAAGAATCAGACACAGAGAAGGGACTTAAGGGAAAGTTTTCACGTAAACATTCCCATAAAGATTCCAGGCCATCATCAGATTCCTATAGTATAAGCCCACTTAATCACTTGGGTTCTCTGAAAATCAGTGATAAATTCAAGACCAGAAAGGAGTCAGCTTGGAGCAAGTATTTTGACCACGGTGGAGGCAGGGTTAACGCTGTTGAGGCTGCAGATGAATATGGTGTTGATCTTTCCCAGCTGTTTCTGGGGCTTAGGTTTGCTCATGGGGCACATAGCAGGCTTTACCATGGGATATACAAGGATGAGACTGTTGCAGTGAAGATTATTACGATACCTGATGATGACGAAAACAGAAACATGGCAGCTCGGTTAGAGAAGCAATTCAGACGGGAAGTTACTCTTTTATCTCAGCTCCATCATGCAAATGTCATCAAG TTTGTAGCAGCATGCAGAAAGCCACCAGTATATTTTGTCATTACTGAATATCTATCAGAAGGTTCCTTGAGGGCTTACCTGCACAAGCTTGAGCACAAATCCCTTCCCTTACAGAAATTAATTAGGATTGCTCTGGATATTGCACGAGGAATGGAATATATTCATTCTCAGGGTGTCATTCATCGAGATCTTAAGCCAGAAAATGTCCTTATTGATGAAGAATTCCATCTGAAAATTGCTGATTTTGGTATCGCTTGTGAAGAGCAGTACTGTGATGCCTGGGCCGATGACCCAGGGACTTATCGTTGGATGGCACCTGAGATGATCAAGCATAAACCATACGGGCGAAAGGTTGACGTTTACAGTTTCGGGCTCATATTATGGGAAATGGTGGCTGGAACAATCCCGTATGAGGAGATGAATCCCATTCAAGCTGCTTTTGCAGTTGTGAACAAg AATTTACGGCCTGTTATTCCAGGGGATTGTCCACCTGCAATGGCAGCTTTGATCGAGCAATGTTGGTCCTTGCATCCAGAGAAGAGGCCTGAGTTCTGGCACATTGTGAGAGTATTGGAGCAATTTGAATCTTCACTTGCTCGTGATGGAACCCTATATCTAGTGCAAAATCCTGCTTGCCAAGATCATAAGAAAGGGCTCCTTCATTGGATTCAAAAGCTTGGTCCCGTACATCCTAATAGCTCACCAGTGCCTAAACCTAAATTCAGTTGA